A region of Candidatus Roizmanbacteria bacterium DNA encodes the following proteins:
- a CDS encoding ferredoxin has product MSDDQKLKNPASPSGPVTVRDLKFHVDRDLCIGAATCVAIAPNTFVMDSEAKAIILDSAEADSNDTIIDAARGCPTAAIIVEDKDGNKIFPQ; this is encoded by the coding sequence ATGTCAGATGATCAGAAGCTGAAAAATCCGGCAAGTCCGTCAGGACCTGTCACCGTTCGTGATCTTAAGTTTCATGTAGACCGTGACTTGTGTATCGGTGCAGCTACATGTGTTGCGATCGCCCCGAACACATTTGTTATGGATTCTGAGGCAAAAGCTATCATTCTTGATTCGGCTGAGGCTGATTCGAACGACACAATTATCGATGCTGCCCGAGGTTGTCCGACTGCGGCAATCATTGTGGAAGATAAGGACGGAAATAAAATTTTTCCTCAGTAA
- a CDS encoding transposase, whose amino-acid sequence MPNTRWYKTIQTDNGLEYLGNFHDYLEENNIPHLFIYPRCPKINAFIERANRTLQEEFMNPYIYTKWTGIGSFNRHLIEYLVWYNTKRVHKSLNNISPMDYLLSILLKECHMYGTHTES is encoded by the coding sequence ATACCCAATACAAGATGGTATAAAACCATACAAACAGATAACGGCCTCGAGTATCTGGGAAACTTCCATGACTATCTGGAAGAAAACAATATCCCACACCTCTTTATCTACCCCAGATGTCCCAAGATCAATGCCTTTATTGAGCGAGCAAACAGAACACTCCAGGAAGAATTTATGAACCCCTACATCTATACCAAGTGGACCGGTATCGGATCATTCAATCGTCACCTTATTGAATACCTCGTCTGGTACAATACAAAGCGAGTTCACAAAAGCCTGAACAATATTTCACCTATGGATTACCTATTATCTATTTTACTAAAAGAGTGCCATATGTATGGAACTCATACAGAAAGTTGA
- a CDS encoding iron-sulfur cluster assembly scaffold protein, with product MSIYEEIILDHYQNPRNNTPLSKPTSKVDVNNPLCGDKLHFEIHDKKGVVDEVGFTGEGCAISTASASLLSEYAKGKSKKELKSLKKEDVLGLLGIELTPNRMKCALLSWEALIKAVSR from the coding sequence ATGAGTATTTACGAGGAGATTATTCTGGATCATTATCAGAACCCGAGAAATAATACTCCGTTGAGTAAACCGACATCAAAAGTTGATGTTAATAATCCGCTATGCGGAGATAAACTTCATTTCGAGATTCATGATAAAAAAGGAGTCGTCGATGAAGTGGGATTTACGGGAGAAGGCTGTGCCATATCAACCGCTTCGGCATCCCTCCTTTCAGAGTATGCCAAAGGTAAATCAAAGAAAGAATTGAAGTCACTTAAGAAAGAAGATGTGTTAGGATTATTAGGGATAGAATTGACACCGAATAGGATGAAGTGTGCACTTCTTTCTTGGGAAGCACTTATCAAAGCCGTTTCCCGGTAA
- a CDS encoding 2-oxoacid ferredoxin oxidoreductase (catalyzes the coenzyme A-dependent decarboxylation of 2-oxoacids, such as pyruvate and 2-oxoglutarate), which translates to MSNVQFDAYTPTWCPGCGDWGIRVGIKTALQQLGFDASKVFLSFDIGCSGNMNDFLNGYAMHGLHGRAIASAIGMKVARPDMPVIAIGGDGGLYGEGGNHLLHACRGNHDITVIVHDNMVYGLTTGQVAPTAEKGFKSKSTPHGIIEQCVNPLALAITQGATFVSQGFAGDARLVIDLIKQAVSHKGFSLVNILQPCVTFNKVNTYQYYLQKTYKLDETYDPTNAVEAVNKSMEVLEEKFPLGVLYKSERPAYHEQIPQLAEPLTLRKRFTDFEKFGNEFV; encoded by the coding sequence ATGTCTAATGTACAGTTTGATGCATATACCCCAACCTGGTGTCCCGGATGCGGAGACTGGGGAATTCGTGTCGGAATAAAAACCGCGCTGCAGCAGCTCGGATTTGATGCATCGAAGGTATTTCTTTCTTTTGATATCGGGTGTTCCGGAAACATGAATGATTTTTTGAATGGATATGCCATGCACGGACTACACGGACGGGCGATCGCATCGGCAATCGGTATGAAAGTCGCCAGACCCGATATGCCGGTCATAGCAATAGGCGGCGACGGAGGATTGTACGGAGAAGGCGGAAACCATTTGCTGCACGCCTGTCGCGGAAATCATGACATCACCGTCATCGTACATGACAATATGGTATACGGTTTGACGACGGGACAGGTCGCACCTACAGCCGAGAAAGGTTTCAAGTCAAAATCGACTCCGCACGGAATCATCGAACAATGCGTCAATCCTCTTGCACTTGCTATCACTCAGGGAGCCACGTTCGTCTCACAAGGGTTTGCCGGTGATGCACGTCTGGTGATTGATCTGATCAAGCAAGCGGTTTCACACAAAGGATTTTCACTGGTCAATATCCTTCAGCCGTGTGTGACATTTAACAAAGTAAATACCTATCAGTATTATTTGCAGAAGACATACAAGCTTGACGAAACATACGATCCGACAAATGCTGTCGAAGCAGTGAATAAAAGTATGGAAGTTCTAGAGGAGAAGTTTCCGCTGGGTGTTCTCTACAAATCTGAACGTCCCGCATACCATGAGCAGATACCTCAACTGGCTGAGCCTCTGACGCTTCGGAAGCGGTTTACGGATTTTGAAAAATTCGGGAACGAATTCGTGTAA
- a CDS encoding glycosyltransferase family 4 protein yields the protein MIIGVDGNEANVEHKVGVSVYTLELLKYFAKHADKTTQFKIFLRNEPNDMMPDEGPYFSYEIVPGQMLWSQIFLPYHLRFKTRIDIFFAPAHYSPRFLSVPLVLTVHDLSYFMYPNEFLKKDLYKLTNWTKYSIDHAKTIIAVSKTTKKDILKWYKLKDRDVRVIYNGFRKRKQKKTDVNILKEYELQKKKYILYVGTLQPRKNIQTLIQAYAAFRKDHPDFKLVLAGKKGWLFDAIFREVQSHNLEEDVIFTGYTSDDGLIDLYNNAFCFVLPSFYEGFGIPILEAMSHNIPVISSHASSLPEIGSEACLYFDPHSADDLHEKLDEIYNDKNLYQNLITAGNARVTEFSWSKCAEETLQAIKNTIASEHEV from the coding sequence ATGATTATCGGCGTTGACGGAAATGAAGCAAATGTCGAGCATAAAGTCGGTGTTTCCGTATATACTCTCGAGCTTTTGAAATACTTCGCGAAACATGCTGACAAAACGACACAATTTAAAATATTTCTTCGGAATGAACCGAATGATATGATGCCTGATGAAGGACCGTATTTTTCCTATGAGATTGTTCCAGGACAAATGCTGTGGTCACAGATATTTCTTCCTTACCATCTCCGTTTTAAAACAAGGATCGATATTTTTTTTGCTCCGGCACATTATTCACCCCGCTTTTTATCCGTTCCCTTGGTCTTGACAGTGCATGATCTTTCCTACTTCATGTACCCCAACGAATTTCTGAAAAAGGACTTGTACAAGCTGACGAACTGGACGAAATACTCGATAGACCATGCAAAAACGATAATCGCAGTTTCCAAGACGACCAAAAAGGATATTCTGAAATGGTATAAGCTGAAGGATCGAGATGTCCGAGTCATTTATAACGGATTCCGCAAACGTAAACAAAAGAAAACCGATGTTAATATCCTCAAAGAATATGAACTGCAAAAAAAGAAATATATCCTCTATGTCGGTACTTTGCAGCCGAGAAAAAATATTCAGACGTTGATTCAAGCGTATGCAGCATTCAGGAAGGATCATCCCGATTTTAAGCTTGTTTTAGCCGGCAAAAAAGGATGGCTGTTTGATGCGATCTTCCGGGAAGTGCAGTCTCACAATCTCGAAGAAGATGTAATATTTACCGGATATACCTCCGATGACGGACTGATCGATTTATACAATAATGCTTTCTGTTTCGTGCTTCCCTCTTTTTATGAAGGCTTCGGGATTCCGATTCTCGAGGCTATGAGCCACAATATTCCGGTCATAAGCTCACATGCATCCAGTCTCCCCGAAATCGGCAGTGAGGCGTGCTTATATTTTGACCCGCACAGTGCGGATGATCTTCATGAAAAACTTGATGAGATTTACAACGACAAAAATCTCTATCAAAACCTGATAACAGCGGGTAACGCAAGGGTCACGGAGTTTTCATGGAGTAAATGTGCAGAGGAGACACTCCAGGCTATTAAAAATACCATAGCTTCCGAACATGAAGTATAA
- the lon gene encoding endopeptidase La, with protein MLEIQKKKTENYPIIAIRDGIVFPSAENVLVFGRDKSVEAMKKAMDDSKKVVLVMQRKMEIDDPSTEDLYDIGVIAQIDKVATGDKGQINALVKGLQKVKVEKFTQSVPYFMGDISVIEDEATESEEVLAVVKYISSQIKKAINLGKTIDFVFLMNILNIQSSLNFSNQVAMVLDIKTSERQKLLEETVLKKRLEMEVEFINKEIKVLELEHNISNKTQKKFEKNMRDTFLREKMKTIEEELGDKSDNQEVDEYKRKIKEAEMPREVREKAMKELKKLSQMSQFNPEASYIRSYLDWLVEIPWKRASEQNIDLKIAEKILDEDHFGLKKVKERILEFLAVMKLEKMEEDEKKAKSKGKEEDKLTVHKKESQPSILCFVGPPGVGKTSLGRSIARALGREFVKISLGGIRDEAEIRGHRRTYVGALPGRMIQGIKQAGTNNPVFMLDEIDKIGRDYRGDPSAALLEALDPEQNHSFSDHYLEVPFDLSHVFFITTANILDTIPEALRDRLEIIHFAGYTEDEKFSIAKNYLIPKQRGAHHIPEKKVAVTDSGLEMIVRRYTREAGVRELERQIATVFRKIARKIVENKTNNKKVSVGKNDIQEYLGPYKYSSQMIEEKDTVGITTGLAWTQAGGDILFIEVSTMPGKGSLTLTGNLGDVMKESCQAALTYIRARWDTFKVDRKFFSETDVHVHVPEGAVPKDGPSAGVAIVTSIVSALTGIPVKRDVAMTGEITLRGRVTEIGGLKEKVIAAHRAQIKTVIVPEENKKDLVDIPAKVKKDIHFVFAKKIDDVLQEALVFPNKKKEFPEHAHLSLPKEEKVN; from the coding sequence ATGTTAGAAATACAAAAGAAAAAAACAGAAAATTATCCTATCATAGCAATCCGTGACGGTATCGTGTTTCCTTCGGCAGAAAATGTCCTTGTCTTCGGCCGCGACAAGAGCGTAGAGGCCATGAAAAAGGCGATGGATGACAGTAAAAAAGTCGTTCTTGTCATGCAGAGAAAGATGGAAATTGATGATCCTTCTACTGAAGATTTGTACGACATCGGAGTCATTGCTCAGATTGACAAAGTGGCAACGGGAGACAAAGGTCAGATCAATGCCTTGGTCAAAGGTCTGCAAAAAGTAAAAGTCGAGAAATTTACGCAATCCGTGCCTTATTTTATGGGAGATATCAGTGTCATTGAAGATGAAGCAACGGAAAGCGAGGAGGTACTTGCGGTAGTAAAATACATTTCAAGTCAGATTAAAAAAGCCATCAATCTCGGGAAGACGATTGATTTCGTATTTCTGATGAATATTCTCAATATTCAGTCTTCGCTGAATTTTTCCAATCAGGTCGCAATGGTACTTGATATCAAAACTTCAGAAAGGCAGAAACTTCTTGAGGAAACGGTACTGAAAAAAAGACTTGAAATGGAAGTTGAGTTTATCAATAAAGAAATCAAAGTCCTTGAACTTGAACACAATATCTCCAACAAGACGCAGAAGAAGTTTGAGAAAAATATGCGCGACACCTTCCTTCGGGAAAAAATGAAGACAATAGAGGAAGAACTGGGTGACAAGAGCGACAATCAGGAAGTTGATGAATACAAACGTAAAATCAAAGAAGCGGAAATGCCGAGAGAAGTCCGTGAGAAGGCAATGAAAGAATTAAAGAAACTTTCGCAGATGTCTCAATTTAATCCGGAAGCATCCTATATCAGATCTTATCTTGATTGGCTGGTGGAAATCCCATGGAAACGGGCTTCAGAACAGAATATTGACCTTAAGATTGCGGAAAAAATTCTTGATGAAGATCATTTCGGTTTGAAAAAGGTAAAAGAGAGAATTCTGGAGTTTTTGGCCGTAATGAAGCTTGAGAAAATGGAGGAGGATGAGAAAAAAGCGAAATCAAAAGGAAAGGAAGAAGATAAACTTACCGTACACAAGAAAGAAAGTCAGCCGTCAATTCTCTGTTTTGTCGGACCGCCGGGTGTCGGAAAAACATCTCTCGGTCGCTCTATTGCACGTGCACTGGGACGTGAGTTTGTCAAAATTTCACTGGGAGGGATTCGTGACGAAGCGGAAATCCGCGGTCACAGAAGGACGTATGTCGGCGCATTGCCCGGGCGTATGATTCAGGGAATCAAACAGGCAGGGACGAACAATCCGGTCTTTATGCTTGATGAAATCGATAAGATCGGTCGTGATTACCGGGGTGACCCTTCGGCAGCACTTCTTGAAGCATTGGATCCTGAACAGAATCACTCATTTTCAGATCATTATCTTGAAGTGCCGTTTGATCTTTCACATGTTTTCTTTATCACAACGGCCAATATTCTGGATACCATTCCGGAGGCTCTCCGTGACAGATTGGAGATCATTCATTTTGCAGGCTACACAGAAGATGAAAAATTCAGTATTGCCAAAAATTATTTGATTCCGAAACAGAGAGGTGCCCATCACATTCCTGAAAAGAAGGTTGCGGTCACTGACTCGGGGCTTGAGATGATTGTCAGAAGATACACACGGGAAGCAGGAGTACGTGAGTTGGAAAGACAAATTGCAACCGTTTTCAGGAAGATTGCCCGTAAGATCGTTGAGAATAAAACAAATAATAAAAAAGTATCAGTCGGTAAAAACGACATTCAGGAATATCTCGGACCGTACAAATATTCTTCTCAGATGATTGAAGAGAAAGATACGGTCGGGATTACAACAGGTCTTGCGTGGACGCAGGCAGGAGGGGATATTCTCTTTATCGAAGTTTCCACAATGCCCGGAAAAGGAAGCCTTACTCTCACCGGGAATCTCGGTGACGTGATGAAAGAATCCTGTCAAGCGGCGCTAACCTATATCCGTGCCAGGTGGGACACATTCAAAGTTGACAGGAAATTCTTTTCGGAAACGGATGTCCATGTACACGTACCTGAAGGAGCTGTCCCGAAAGACGGTCCGTCGGCAGGTGTCGCAATTGTGACCTCAATCGTCTCGGCTCTGACCGGAATTCCGGTCAAACGTGATGTTGCAATGACCGGGGAAATCACTCTTCGCGGTCGTGTCACTGAGATCGGCGGTTTGAAAGAAAAGGTTATTGCCGCACACCGTGCACAGATCAAGACGGTCATTGTTCCGGAAGAAAACAAGAAAGACCTTGTTGATATTCCGGCAAAGGTGAAGAAAGATATTCACTTCGTGTTTGCCAAGAAAATTGACGATGTTTTGCAGGAAGCACTTGTATTCCCGAACAAGAAGAAAGAGTTTCCTGAACATGCACATCTTTCGCTTCCGAAAGAAGAAAAAGTAAACTAA
- a CDS encoding 2-oxoacid:acceptor oxidoreductase subunit alpha — protein sequence MKFNWKIGGEAGFGIMTSGLTFSKIATRSGYHIFDYTEYPSLIRGGHNTYEVAFSDEEIHSSIWNVDLLVCLNKDTYEFHKHRLTSESMVIYDPEMFEIEMDVKKIPVPFNQIRKDEKIQQQMINTVAVAASVALLGGDLKLLEDMIHEAFDRKGDEVVNFNLRLAQIGHDYIIKGPIQSLDVLKRHDNPPKKMVMTGNEMFSLACIPADCRHYASYPMTPASSILSILAAWQYDNGMVVRHPEDEIAVINSALGSAYAGVRSSVGTSGGGFALMVESLSYAGVAEIPIVVFLSMRPGPATGLPTWTEQGDLLFAVHAGHGEFPKIVLAPGDIDEMAELTLKAYDLADIYQVPVIVLSDKYLSESHKDVDKAAIDKMFAEYVPNRGKIVTDTQMNPYLRYKDAEDGISEMLIPGKEGIYYQANSYEHIEDSHTTEDDKARIVQVDKRNRKYGTYFKNDFVLPTFYGDPEADTIFVSWGSMKGPVLDAMRLLADETKKGYGFVHFTHMYPLDEKSLHEFFAGKKAQRHILVENNSHAQFGQLLRQQTGITFEEKLLKYDGRPFWPEEIRDYVLGIKREAVSVTGTEESVLAKLEEQM from the coding sequence ATGAAATTTAATTGGAAAATCGGCGGAGAAGCAGGCTTCGGAATCATGACTTCAGGTCTGACATTCTCTAAAATTGCAACGCGCTCCGGCTATCACATTTTTGACTACACGGAATATCCTTCTCTCATCCGCGGCGGGCACAATACGTACGAAGTAGCATTCTCAGATGAAGAAATCCATTCATCAATCTGGAATGTTGATCTTCTGGTTTGTCTCAATAAAGACACCTATGAATTTCATAAGCATCGTCTGACATCGGAAAGTATGGTCATCTATGATCCTGAGATGTTTGAGATCGAGATGGATGTAAAAAAAATCCCCGTTCCGTTTAATCAGATTAGAAAAGATGAAAAGATCCAGCAGCAGATGATCAATACCGTCGCGGTAGCTGCCAGTGTGGCGCTTCTTGGGGGAGATCTCAAACTTCTTGAGGACATGATTCATGAAGCATTTGACCGCAAAGGTGATGAAGTCGTGAACTTCAATCTCAGACTTGCGCAAATCGGGCATGATTATATCATCAAAGGACCGATCCAGTCATTGGATGTTTTGAAACGCCATGATAATCCTCCGAAAAAGATGGTAATGACCGGGAACGAAATGTTTTCACTGGCCTGTATTCCCGCTGACTGCCGTCATTATGCGTCCTATCCCATGACCCCAGCCTCATCGATATTATCGATCCTTGCTGCATGGCAGTATGACAACGGTATGGTGGTTCGCCATCCTGAAGATGAAATAGCCGTCATAAATTCTGCGCTCGGATCAGCGTATGCGGGAGTCAGATCTTCGGTCGGTACGTCCGGAGGAGGGTTTGCTTTGATGGTGGAATCTTTGTCATATGCCGGAGTTGCGGAAATTCCGATTGTCGTATTTCTTTCCATGCGTCCGGGACCGGCCACGGGACTTCCGACCTGGACCGAACAGGGAGATCTTCTGTTTGCCGTTCATGCCGGACACGGTGAGTTCCCCAAAATCGTTTTGGCACCCGGAGATATTGATGAAATGGCGGAGCTGACACTGAAAGCATATGATCTTGCCGATATCTATCAGGTTCCCGTTATTGTGCTTTCGGATAAGTATCTTTCCGAATCACATAAAGATGTTGATAAAGCAGCAATCGACAAAATGTTTGCTGAGTATGTCCCCAATCGCGGAAAAATTGTCACTGATACCCAGATGAATCCGTATTTGAGATACAAAGACGCAGAAGACGGTATTTCAGAAATGCTGATTCCGGGCAAGGAAGGAATCTATTATCAGGCAAATTCCTATGAACATATTGAAGATTCCCATACGACTGAGGATGATAAAGCGCGTATTGTTCAGGTGGATAAACGAAACAGAAAATATGGCACATATTTTAAAAATGATTTCGTTTTGCCGACATTTTACGGTGACCCGGAGGCTGACACAATTTTCGTTTCATGGGGCAGTATGAAAGGACCTGTTTTGGATGCGATGAGACTGCTTGCCGATGAGACCAAAAAAGGATATGGCTTTGTCCATTTCACGCATATGTATCCTTTGGATGAAAAATCCTTACATGAATTTTTTGCCGGTAAAAAAGCACAGAGGCATATTCTTGTAGAAAACAACTCTCATGCACAGTTCGGACAGTTATTGAGACAACAGACGGGAATTACCTTTGAGGAAAAATTGCTTAAATATGACGGCAGACCGTTCTGGCCGGAAGAAATCAGAGATTATGTGCTCGGGATCAAAAGAGAAGCTGTTAGCGTAACCGGAACTGAAGAATCCGTGCTCGCAAAACTTGAGGAGCAAATGTAA
- a CDS encoding peptidoglycan bridge formation glycyltransferase FemA/FemB family protein: MKYNIIPDDFDPQQFNEAAHHPLQSWQWGEARKSTGTSVVRIGGFEENKLEEVFTMSCHPLPKLPWKVGYIPRSPLPGEQLVQFLKEYAKQNSIFFIKFEPDVCKNDANKLPSDLTKAPHPLFPAWTQKLDLTKSEDELMKQLKSKTRYNVRYAEKNGVTVREDSTDEGFAKFSKLYFDTVERQTYYGHNRSYHQKVWQAMKNGIAHILIAEYQGEPLAAYELFFFDHKLYYPYGGSSDRHRNLMASNLLMWEAIRFGKRMGATEFDMWGSLAPDYDRSKSWAGFTRFKEGYGTEFYQFQGSYDLVVNPVIYPAYTVVYAIRDLILKLT, translated from the coding sequence ATGAAGTATAACATCATCCCGGACGATTTCGATCCGCAGCAATTTAATGAAGCGGCACATCATCCTCTTCAGTCCTGGCAGTGGGGCGAAGCGAGGAAAAGCACAGGGACATCAGTTGTCCGTATCGGCGGGTTTGAAGAAAACAAACTTGAAGAAGTGTTTACAATGTCCTGTCATCCGCTTCCGAAGCTGCCGTGGAAGGTCGGATATATACCCCGTTCTCCGCTTCCGGGAGAACAGCTGGTCCAGTTTTTGAAAGAATACGCAAAGCAAAACTCAATTTTTTTTATCAAATTTGAACCTGATGTATGTAAAAATGATGCGAACAAGCTCCCGTCTGATCTTACAAAAGCTCCGCATCCTCTTTTCCCGGCCTGGACTCAAAAACTTGACCTGACGAAATCTGAGGATGAGCTGATGAAGCAGCTGAAATCCAAAACCAGATATAATGTCAGGTACGCAGAGAAAAACGGAGTTACGGTAAGGGAAGACTCAACCGATGAAGGATTTGCGAAATTTTCCAAACTGTATTTTGATACCGTTGAAAGGCAAACATATTACGGACATAACCGTTCATATCACCAGAAGGTCTGGCAGGCCATGAAAAACGGAATCGCTCACATCCTGATTGCCGAATATCAGGGTGAGCCGCTTGCTGCATATGAACTGTTTTTCTTTGATCACAAACTCTATTATCCTTACGGGGGATCATCTGATAGACACCGCAACCTGATGGCATCAAACCTTCTGATGTGGGAGGCGATCCGTTTCGGAAAACGGATGGGAGCGACCGAGTTTGATATGTGGGGTTCCCTTGCTCCGGATTATGACAGAAGCAAATCGTGGGCTGGTTTTACCCGTTTTAAAGAAGGATACGGAACTGAATTTTATCAGTTCCAAGGGAGCTATGATTTAGTCGTAAACCCTGTCATATATCCTGCCTACACGGTTGTATATGCCATTCGGGACTTGATTCTGAAGCTCACATAA
- a CDS encoding SufD family Fe-S cluster assembly protein, which translates to MKFIDLTNTTEDHVKIDEKGQYVAFFHNRSGKLTFEVAASGVELYIYGLFTGEKADQFHIETIQHHTAPGSLSDLLIKGVFEDESKFIYQGLIRLEKSAQQSHAYQKNQNLILNPGVFVDSRPFLEILANDVFCTHGSTTGKLNKDELLYVRTRGITEKDARDMLVKGFIDEVYNKVREKVPDFEAVS; encoded by the coding sequence ATGAAATTTATTGATTTAACAAACACAACTGAGGATCATGTCAAAATTGATGAAAAAGGCCAGTATGTCGCCTTTTTTCATAACCGGTCGGGGAAACTGACATTTGAAGTGGCAGCATCCGGTGTGGAACTCTATATTTACGGACTGTTCACCGGGGAAAAAGCCGATCAGTTTCATATCGAAACCATCCAGCACCATACCGCGCCAGGATCACTTTCCGATCTTCTCATCAAAGGTGTTTTTGAAGATGAATCAAAATTCATTTATCAGGGTCTTATCAGACTTGAAAAATCAGCACAGCAAAGCCATGCTTATCAGAAAAACCAAAATCTCATTTTGAATCCCGGCGTATTTGTCGACTCCCGTCCGTTTCTTGAGATTTTGGCGAATGATGTCTTCTGTACTCACGGTTCGACGACAGGCAAACTGAATAAGGATGAACTATTGTATGTGCGGACCCGAGGTATCACGGAAAAAGATGCCCGTGACATGCTGGTAAAGGGATTTATTGACGAAGTGTATAATAAGGTAAGAGAAAAAGTCCCGGATTTTGAAGCCGTGAGTTAA
- a CDS encoding cysteine desulfurase — translation MFNPKQIRDDFPMYYHNPDLVYLDSSATSLKPISVINKLNDYYKKYTANIHRGIYKLAEKASEEYEETRKIVSLFINSKSPEEIIFTKGTTEALNLLASSLGVLLEEGDEIVTTVMEHHANFVPWQQLVGKNGAVLKIIGLNDQHELGIVSYGKSGKPVIDFQNIVTKYSKILTLSYVSNTLGTINPVKEIITAAKKINPDIITIVDAAQAAPHHEIDVQDLGCDFLVFSGHKMLGPTGVGVLWGRKNILEKMEPYQYGGDMIREVTLEETTFADVPHKFEAGTPPIAEVIALKEAIAYLQYYGFQAIAEHERNLTEKAISALNDEFGEMISIIGLHDISRRAGIVSFTLNGIHPHDIAQILDEYSVCVRAGHHCTMPLHDSLGLAATARASFYLYNNEDDIDVLITGLKKAVSLLKKTV, via the coding sequence ATGTTTAATCCGAAGCAAATCAGAGATGATTTTCCGATGTATTATCATAACCCTGATTTGGTTTACCTTGATTCTTCAGCAACTTCCCTAAAACCGATATCAGTGATCAATAAACTGAATGATTACTACAAAAAGTACACTGCAAACATTCATAGAGGCATTTATAAACTGGCTGAAAAAGCCTCGGAAGAATATGAAGAAACAAGAAAAATTGTATCGTTATTTATAAACTCTAAATCACCCGAAGAAATTATATTTACAAAGGGAACTACTGAAGCATTAAATCTTCTTGCCTCATCGTTAGGAGTACTTCTTGAGGAAGGAGACGAGATCGTGACAACCGTTATGGAACATCATGCCAATTTTGTTCCCTGGCAGCAGCTTGTAGGAAAAAACGGTGCCGTTTTGAAAATAATCGGTCTCAATGATCAGCATGAACTCGGAATTGTCTCATACGGCAAATCCGGGAAACCCGTTATTGATTTTCAGAATATTGTCACAAAGTATTCAAAAATTCTGACACTTTCGTATGTGTCCAACACGCTCGGAACAATAAACCCGGTCAAGGAAATTATTACTGCAGCAAAAAAAATAAATCCCGACATAATTACGATTGTTGATGCGGCGCAAGCTGCTCCTCATCATGAGATTGATGTTCAGGATTTGGGTTGTGATTTCCTTGTCTTTTCCGGACATAAAATGCTCGGACCGACGGGAGTCGGAGTACTCTGGGGCAGGAAAAACATTCTTGAGAAAATGGAACCTTACCAGTATGGCGGGGATATGATCCGTGAAGTAACACTTGAAGAAACCACATTTGCTGATGTCCCGCATAAATTCGAAGCAGGGACACCGCCTATTGCCGAAGTAATTGCGTTGAAAGAAGCGATTGCTTATCTGCAGTATTACGGTTTTCAGGCTATCGCAGAACATGAAAGAAACCTTACGGAAAAAGCAATTTCAGCTCTCAACGATGAATTCGGAGAAATGATCTCGATAATCGGTCTACACGACATATCAAGAAGGGCGGGGATTGTTTCTTTTACGCTAAACGGTATTCATCCTCATGATATTGCCCAGATCCTTGACGAATATTCCGTCTGTGTCAGGGCAGGACATCACTGCACCATGCCGCTTCATGACTCACTGGGACTTGCAGCGACCGCCAGAGCGAGTTTTTATCTGTACAACAACGAAGATGATATTGATGTGTTAATTACCGGTTTGAAGAAGGCCGTTTCACTTCTAAAAAAAACTGTATGA